CGATATCGCGGCGATGGGGGGCGTGCCCCGGCATGCGCTCGTTTCCGTGAGCGCGCCGCGGGCTTGGGAGCCGGCGCGCATCCGCCGGCTCTACGACGGGCTGTACGCGTGCGCCGGGCATTACGGCGTCGCGATCGTGGGCGGCGACACGACCTCGTCGCCGGCGCAGCTTGTGGTGGCCGTGACGGCCGTCGGCACCGTCGAGGCCGGCCGTGCGGTCAGCCGGGCCGGAGCGCGGCCCGGCGACGCCGTGTTTGTAACCGGGCCGGTCGGCATGGCCGCGGCCGGTCTGCATTTTTTGCTCGCGGCGGCGTCGGCGGGCGCCGGCTCGCCGTGCGTGCCGCTGGCCGCGGCCGAGGCGGCCGGCGCGGCGGCGCTTGTGCAGGCGCACCGCCGCCCGGCGCCGTCCTTGCGCGCCGCGCGTATGCTTGCCGCGCGCGGCACGGTAACGTCGCTGAACGACGTCAGCGACGGACTCGCCAGCGAGGCGTGGGAAATCGCCGAAGCGTCGGGCGTGAAGCTCGCGCTGCGGGAGCCGGACCTGCCGCTCGCCGGCAGTCTCGCCGCTTACGCGCGCTGGGCCGGCGCCGACCCGCTCGAATGGATGCTGTACGGCGGCGAGGATTATACGCTGCTCGGCACGATGGCCGCCGGCGACG
This genomic window from Paenibacillus humicola contains:
- the thiL gene encoding thiamine-phosphate kinase; its protein translation is MLRPCGRTDIIRGKSTRFWEWRRAPLDEFARIRHWTHGRQNAELLRQQGVVIGIGDDAAVVEAPPGEGGALQWLLAVDTMVETVHFNEATMGEADVGWKALAANVSDIAAMGGVPRHALVSVSAPRAWEPARIRRLYDGLYACAGHYGVAIVGGDTTSSPAQLVVAVTAVGTVEAGRAVSRAGARPGDAVFVTGPVGMAAAGLHFLLAAASAGAGSPCVPLAAAEAAGAAALVQAHRRPAPSLRAARMLAARGTVTSLNDVSDGLASEAWEIAEASGVKLALREPDLPLAGSLAAYARWAGADPLEWMLYGGEDYTLLGTMAAGDAPAAKAALAAAGLPFYVIGEVEAGPAGVELIRAPAAGRGAQSLAQRREPLAKRGYNHFA